A region of Myxococcus stipitatus DSM 14675 DNA encodes the following proteins:
- a CDS encoding PaaI family thioesterase: MSDSSSGPPTRPTQAALDRYAELFNQSLTLRHFGARLSFPEGRNKVVVTLPELRPEHRGGVGSALAVNGGILAALFDLAIGTSGALVDPTRRCATVQLSMSFERPVTGDRLRVESEIDSQGLTLLFATARVYDAQDRVCGRCQGVVRLSNLPWASGESPATN, encoded by the coding sequence ATGTCCGACTCCTCCTCGGGTCCTCCCACGCGCCCCACCCAGGCCGCCCTGGACCGCTACGCAGAGCTCTTCAACCAGAGCCTCACGCTGCGTCACTTCGGCGCCCGGCTCTCCTTCCCGGAGGGCCGCAACAAGGTCGTCGTCACCCTCCCCGAACTGCGCCCCGAGCACCGGGGAGGCGTGGGCAGCGCCCTGGCCGTCAACGGGGGCATCCTCGCCGCCCTCTTCGACCTCGCCATCGGCACCAGCGGCGCCCTGGTGGACCCCACCCGGCGCTGCGCCACCGTCCAGCTCTCCATGAGCTTCGAGCGCCCCGTCACCGGTGATCGCCTCCGCGTGGAGTCCGAAATCGACAGCCAGGGCCTCACCCTCCTCTTCGCCACCGCCCGCGTCTACGATGCCCAGGACCGCGTCTGTGGGCGCTGCCAGGGTGTGGTCCGACTCTCCAACCTCCCCTGGGCCTCAGGCGAAAGCCCCGCAACGAACTGA
- a CDS encoding ATP-dependent helicase — MNAHESALLEDLNPPQREAVLHIGGPLLVLSGAGSGKTRVITRRVAYLVKVHEVFPWRILAVTFTNKAAREMRERLVQLLGRQANDLVVSTFHSAAAMILRREAEHVGLTRSFVIYDDGDQLNVVKRAMREAGLEQSMQPRDILSRIDQEKNAARLPEDMEVEPGDERGMLVRKVYHAYQERLRAANAVDFGDLLLLLVSLFRKRPEVLENYRRRFHHVLVDEFQDTNPVQYALLKQLAPPPSANLVVVGDDDQSIYRWRGADVDNILNFPRQYPGAKVVKLEQNYRSDRNILDAAYEVIRKNTRRMDKKLWSDRPAGQTLQLMLNRDERMEAQEVARQILALQREGFIKFSSMAVFYRVNAQSRVLEEGLRLARVPYTLVSGRSFYDRAEVRDASAYLRLMVNPRSDADLLRIINTPARGIGDTTVERLTDHANTQAKSLFEVLSEPERVPALNSTAVKRLRTFHGLLKTLHDFAQGTTDAASAVDEMLRETKLVETLVAEGSDESNTRAENLREFLGAAQEFDLNRAAAAVAAASQPREEVPPEVDAAPLSADTPPLQAFLEQISLVGDADAEVGEGRVALMTLHAAKGLEFDAVFLTGLEDGVFPHSRALKGEDPDNGEEMAEERRLCYVGFTRARKRLFVSLAQCRSLFGELRYNPPSRFLRDVPPALFGISEQDVPEPPRAVATPPRKRTWDDDDGPRIDRSYSQTSDMDSVSGDVRGMRVRHEQFGVGRIVATDGTGPNAKVTVEFGGAVGLKRVIARFLMPG, encoded by the coding sequence GTGAACGCCCACGAATCCGCCCTCCTCGAAGACCTGAATCCCCCCCAGCGTGAGGCCGTGCTGCACATCGGCGGTCCGCTGCTCGTCCTGTCGGGCGCCGGCAGCGGCAAGACGCGCGTCATCACCCGCCGGGTGGCGTACCTGGTGAAGGTCCACGAGGTCTTCCCGTGGCGCATCCTGGCCGTGACGTTCACCAACAAGGCCGCGAGGGAGATGCGCGAGCGCCTGGTGCAGTTGCTCGGGCGCCAGGCGAATGACCTGGTGGTGAGCACGTTCCACTCGGCGGCGGCCATGATCCTGCGCCGCGAGGCGGAGCACGTGGGGCTCACCCGCTCGTTCGTCATCTACGACGACGGGGACCAGCTCAACGTGGTGAAGCGGGCCATGCGGGAGGCGGGCCTGGAGCAGTCCATGCAGCCCCGCGACATCCTGAGCCGCATCGACCAGGAGAAGAACGCGGCGCGCCTCCCCGAGGACATGGAGGTGGAGCCCGGTGACGAGCGCGGCATGCTGGTGCGCAAGGTGTATCACGCGTACCAGGAGCGCCTGCGCGCGGCCAACGCCGTGGACTTCGGCGACCTGCTGCTCCTCCTGGTGTCGCTGTTCCGCAAGCGGCCGGAGGTGTTGGAGAACTACCGGCGCCGCTTCCACCACGTGCTGGTGGACGAGTTCCAGGACACCAACCCCGTGCAGTACGCGCTCCTGAAGCAGCTGGCCCCGCCGCCGTCGGCGAACCTCGTCGTGGTGGGCGACGACGACCAGTCCATCTACCGCTGGCGCGGCGCGGACGTGGACAACATCCTCAACTTCCCGCGCCAGTACCCCGGCGCGAAGGTGGTCAAGCTCGAGCAGAACTACCGCTCGGACCGCAACATCCTGGATGCCGCCTACGAGGTCATCCGGAAGAACACGCGCCGGATGGACAAGAAGCTGTGGTCCGACCGGCCCGCGGGCCAGACGCTGCAGCTGATGCTCAACCGCGACGAGCGGATGGAGGCGCAGGAGGTGGCGAGGCAGATTCTCGCCCTCCAGCGCGAGGGCTTCATCAAGTTCTCCAGCATGGCGGTCTTCTACCGGGTGAACGCGCAGAGCCGCGTGCTGGAAGAGGGGCTGCGGCTGGCGCGAGTCCCCTACACGCTGGTGAGCGGACGCAGCTTCTACGACCGCGCGGAAGTGCGCGACGCCTCCGCGTATCTGCGGTTGATGGTGAATCCGCGCTCGGACGCGGACCTCTTGCGCATCATCAACACGCCGGCGCGAGGCATTGGCGACACCACGGTGGAGCGGCTGACGGACCACGCCAACACCCAGGCGAAGAGCCTGTTCGAGGTGCTCTCCGAGCCCGAGCGAGTCCCCGCGCTGAACAGCACTGCGGTGAAGCGGCTGCGCACGTTCCACGGGCTGCTGAAGACGCTGCACGACTTCGCCCAGGGCACGACGGACGCGGCCAGCGCGGTGGACGAGATGCTTCGCGAGACGAAGCTCGTCGAGACGCTGGTCGCGGAAGGCAGCGACGAGTCGAACACGCGCGCGGAGAACCTTCGCGAGTTCCTGGGCGCGGCGCAGGAGTTCGACTTGAACCGCGCGGCGGCGGCGGTGGCCGCGGCGTCGCAGCCCCGTGAGGAGGTCCCCCCGGAGGTGGATGCCGCTCCGTTGTCGGCGGACACCCCGCCGCTTCAGGCCTTCCTCGAGCAGATCTCCCTGGTCGGCGACGCGGACGCCGAAGTGGGGGAGGGCCGCGTGGCGCTGATGACCCTCCACGCCGCCAAGGGCTTGGAGTTCGACGCGGTGTTCCTCACGGGCCTGGAGGACGGCGTCTTCCCGCACTCGCGAGCGCTCAAGGGGGAGGACCCGGACAACGGCGAGGAGATGGCCGAGGAGCGACGCCTCTGCTACGTGGGCTTCACGCGCGCGCGCAAGCGGCTCTTCGTGAGCCTGGCGCAGTGCCGCTCGCTGTTCGGTGAGCTGCGCTACAACCCGCCCAGCCGCTTCCTGCGGGACGTGCCTCCCGCGTTGTTCGGCATCAGCGAGCAGGACGTGCCGGAGCCTCCCCGCGCCGTGGCGACGCCGCCGCGCAAGCGCACGTGGGATGACGACGACGGGCCTCGCATCGACCGCTCCTACTCCCAGACGTCGGACATGGACTCGGTGAGCGGAGACGTGCGCGGCATGCGCGTGCGTCACGAGCAGTTCGGCGTGGGCCGCATCGTCGCCACGGATGGGACGGGACCCAACGCCAAGGTGACGGTGGAGTTCGGAGGCGCCGTGGGCCTCAAGCGCGTCATCGCCCGCTTCTTGATGCCGGGCTAG
- a CDS encoding PQQ-binding-like beta-propeller repeat protein — MAVGCREPAETAFRTSTDASSRAGLTPLPDGVLTGNEAGAVVRLDPSGGIVWRVALGREVATRPVVAGDSVIAGTVAGDLVRLALSTGTEQWRLTGEPPVLTPLVMAPGGTAVYVVAPDGAVRALAVDTGKVRWRVAPPKPDEAHLDTRRGLPSPVLAGGRLVVALGDAGLRALSLEDGGLAWQRELRNVLGLAARGDVLYASTRDQRVWALQAKDGTPLWEKGFSEELTGPPSSALGVLWVGASKEESPVLLGLDLATGQEVARVELPDRLTTAVAEVHGDVLLVPTQGRQGRLVALKRPTWERAFSLRTDTALRSQPVVIGDQVFVLGRDGRILSWKLRPPERP, encoded by the coding sequence ATGGCCGTGGGATGCCGGGAGCCCGCGGAGACGGCCTTCCGGACCTCCACCGATGCCTCCTCCCGGGCCGGGCTGACGCCCCTGCCGGACGGGGTCCTCACCGGCAACGAGGCCGGCGCCGTGGTGCGCCTGGACCCCAGCGGCGGCATCGTCTGGAGGGTCGCCCTGGGAAGAGAGGTGGCCACCCGGCCCGTGGTGGCGGGAGACAGCGTCATCGCCGGCACCGTCGCCGGGGACTTGGTGCGACTGGCCCTCTCGACTGGCACGGAGCAGTGGCGGCTCACCGGTGAGCCCCCCGTCCTCACCCCCCTCGTGATGGCTCCGGGGGGGACCGCCGTGTACGTGGTGGCTCCCGACGGAGCGGTGCGAGCCCTCGCGGTGGACACGGGAAAGGTCCGCTGGAGGGTTGCGCCGCCCAAGCCCGACGAGGCCCACCTGGACACCCGACGAGGACTCCCCTCCCCCGTCCTCGCGGGAGGGCGGCTCGTCGTGGCGCTCGGCGACGCGGGACTGAGGGCCCTGTCCCTGGAGGATGGAGGACTCGCCTGGCAGCGGGAGCTCCGGAACGTGCTGGGCCTCGCGGCGCGGGGCGACGTCCTCTACGCCAGCACGCGGGACCAGCGCGTCTGGGCCCTTCAGGCGAAGGACGGGACTCCGCTGTGGGAGAAGGGGTTCTCGGAGGAGCTCACCGGACCGCCGTCGTCCGCGCTGGGCGTGCTGTGGGTGGGCGCGAGCAAGGAGGAGTCGCCAGTGCTGCTGGGGCTCGACCTGGCCACCGGGCAGGAAGTGGCCCGGGTGGAGCTGCCCGACCGGCTCACCACCGCCGTCGCGGAGGTCCACGGCGACGTGCTGCTGGTCCCGACCCAAGGCCGACAGGGGCGGCTGGTAGCGCTGAAGCGGCCCACGTGGGAGCGAGCCTTCTCCCTGCGCACGGACACCGCCCTGCGCTCCCAGCCCGTCGTCATCGGGGACCAGGTGTTCGTGCTGGGCAGGGACGGGCGCATCCTCTCGTGGAAGCTGCGCCCACCAGAGCGGCCCTGA
- the add gene encoding adenosine deaminase, with amino-acid sequence MPTIRDDEIPNATGIPSGARRTDLVPPPTLAVTEELLHALPKTDLHCHLDGSMRLKTILELAEQQKVKLLADTEDGLAKAIHMGEVCKSLEEYLVAFDVTLSVLQTADALYRAAYELAVDAAAENVRWLEVRYSPALHLQKGLKMTTVIDSVLEGLRVAKRETGIKCGVIVCGIRHINPQTSMRLAELAVAYKNRGVIGFDLAGAEASFPAKDHKDAFQLILKNNVNCTAHAGEAYGPESISQAIHNLGSHRIGHGTRLREDGDLLNYVNDHRIPLEVCPTSNVQTGAVSSLAAHPLKFYFDYGLRVTINTDNRLITDTTVTKELWIAHKELGLSLDDLTTIIVSGFKSAFLPFREKQDVLHAVNEEISKTLAAFDKKRHVSVMQPG; translated from the coding sequence ATGCCCACGATTCGCGACGACGAGATTCCCAACGCCACCGGCATCCCCTCCGGGGCCCGGCGGACGGACCTGGTTCCGCCTCCCACGCTGGCGGTGACCGAAGAGCTGCTCCACGCCCTTCCCAAGACGGACCTGCATTGCCACCTGGATGGCTCGATGCGGCTGAAGACCATCCTCGAGCTCGCCGAGCAGCAGAAGGTCAAGCTGCTCGCCGACACCGAGGACGGCCTCGCCAAGGCCATCCACATGGGCGAGGTCTGCAAGAGCCTGGAGGAGTACCTCGTCGCGTTCGATGTGACGCTCTCCGTGCTCCAGACGGCGGACGCCCTCTACCGCGCGGCCTATGAGCTGGCGGTGGACGCGGCGGCGGAGAACGTGCGCTGGCTGGAGGTGCGCTACTCGCCCGCGCTGCACCTGCAGAAGGGCCTGAAGATGACGACGGTCATCGACTCGGTGCTCGAGGGCCTGCGCGTCGCCAAGCGCGAGACGGGCATCAAGTGCGGCGTCATCGTCTGCGGCATCCGCCACATCAACCCGCAGACGTCCATGCGGCTGGCGGAGCTGGCGGTGGCGTACAAGAACCGGGGCGTCATCGGCTTCGACCTCGCGGGCGCCGAGGCCAGCTTCCCCGCGAAGGACCACAAGGACGCCTTCCAGCTCATCCTCAAGAACAACGTCAACTGCACCGCCCACGCGGGCGAGGCGTACGGCCCCGAGTCCATCTCCCAGGCCATCCACAACCTGGGCTCGCACCGCATCGGCCACGGCACGCGGCTGCGCGAGGACGGGGACCTGCTCAACTACGTCAACGACCACCGGATTCCGCTGGAGGTCTGCCCCACGTCCAACGTGCAGACGGGCGCGGTGTCCAGCCTCGCGGCGCACCCGCTGAAGTTCTACTTCGACTACGGCCTGCGGGTGACCATCAACACCGACAACCGCCTCATCACCGACACCACGGTGACGAAGGAGCTCTGGATCGCGCACAAGGAGCTGGGCCTGTCGCTGGATGACCTGACCACCATCATCGTCTCCGGCTTCAAGAGCGCCTTCCTCCCGTTCCGCGAGAAGCAGGACGTGCTGCACGCGGTGAACGAGGAGATCTCCAAGACGCTGGCGGCCTTCGACAAGAAGCGCCACGTGTCGGTGATGCAGCCCGGGTGA
- a CDS encoding SDR family NAD(P)-dependent oxidoreductase — MDLELSGKVVLVTGSSDGLGAAVARRLVREGARVALCARGAERLEATAAALRADGGDVLAMPADVSKAYELEHFVDAAQARWGRVDGLVNNAGSAAGKPFASVTDAEWEADLQLKLFAAVRAARHVLPHLSASGGGSIVNVLSIRAKEPGAQSTPSSVTRAAGMALMKALSKELGPRDIRVNAVLVGMIESGQWEKRAQKAGKPLAELQAELARNAGVPLGRIGKPEEFADVVAFLLSPRAGYISGTAINVDGGLSGAV, encoded by the coding sequence ATGGACTTGGAGTTGAGCGGCAAGGTGGTGCTGGTGACGGGCAGCTCGGACGGGCTGGGCGCGGCGGTGGCCCGGCGGCTGGTTCGAGAAGGGGCCCGGGTCGCCCTCTGTGCCCGAGGCGCGGAGCGGCTGGAGGCGACCGCGGCGGCGCTGCGGGCCGACGGTGGCGACGTGCTCGCGATGCCGGCGGACGTGTCCAAGGCCTACGAGCTGGAGCACTTCGTGGACGCCGCGCAGGCGCGGTGGGGCAGGGTGGACGGGCTCGTGAACAACGCGGGCTCGGCGGCGGGAAAGCCCTTCGCCTCGGTGACGGACGCGGAGTGGGAAGCGGACCTGCAGCTCAAGTTGTTCGCGGCGGTGCGCGCGGCCCGCCATGTGCTGCCTCACCTGAGTGCGTCCGGCGGCGGGTCCATCGTCAACGTGCTGTCGATTCGCGCGAAGGAGCCCGGGGCGCAGTCCACGCCGTCCTCGGTGACGCGTGCGGCGGGCATGGCGCTCATGAAGGCGCTGTCGAAGGAGCTGGGGCCGCGCGATATCCGCGTGAACGCCGTGCTCGTGGGCATGATTGAGAGCGGCCAGTGGGAGAAGCGGGCTCAGAAAGCCGGCAAGCCGCTGGCGGAGCTTCAGGCGGAGCTGGCGCGCAACGCGGGTGTCCCCCTGGGGCGCATCGGCAAGCCGGAGGAGTTCGCGGACGTGGTGGCCTTCCTGTTGTCGCCTCGCGCGGGCTACATCAGCGGCACGGCCATCAACGTCGATGGTGGGTTGTCCGGCGCGGTGTAG